A genomic region of Synechococcus sp. NOUM97013 contains the following coding sequences:
- a CDS encoding ABC transporter permease, with protein MTSPVIGASSAQPVDRSALSELVQETSALTRRLFLQLQRRPSTLVAGVLQPLIWLVLFGALFSRAPEGLLPGGMSYGRFLGAGVIVFTAFSGALNAGLPVMFDREFGFLNRLLVAPLRSRSSIVLASVIFITTLSLVQSLAIMLMAALLGYGWPGAAGLLLVVVTLLLLVFAVTALSLGLAFALPGHIELLAVIFVANLPLLFASTALAPLSFMPAWLGWLAALNPLTFAIEPIRAAYAGPLDLSSVLLEAPYGPVTGTTCLLVLTLLTAALFLLIRPLLNRKLA; from the coding sequence ATGACCAGTCCTGTCATCGGTGCTTCTTCCGCCCAACCCGTCGACCGCTCAGCCTTGTCCGAGTTGGTGCAAGAGACCTCGGCACTGACGCGTCGGTTGTTTCTTCAGTTGCAGCGACGACCGTCAACGCTGGTGGCAGGGGTGCTGCAACCCTTGATTTGGTTGGTGCTATTTGGCGCTCTGTTTAGCCGTGCGCCAGAGGGATTGCTCCCCGGCGGCATGAGCTATGGACGCTTCCTCGGGGCCGGCGTGATCGTGTTCACGGCCTTCAGTGGTGCGCTTAATGCCGGGCTGCCTGTGATGTTTGATCGGGAGTTTGGCTTCCTGAATCGACTGCTGGTGGCGCCCCTGCGCAGTCGAAGCTCGATTGTTCTGGCATCGGTCATTTTCATCACCACTCTCAGCCTGGTTCAGAGTCTGGCGATCATGCTCATGGCCGCGCTGCTTGGTTACGGCTGGCCTGGCGCCGCAGGTTTGCTGCTGGTGGTCGTGACCTTGCTGTTGCTGGTGTTTGCCGTGACGGCACTGAGCCTTGGGCTGGCGTTTGCCTTGCCGGGCCACATTGAATTGCTTGCGGTGATCTTCGTTGCCAATCTGCCGCTGCTGTTTGCCAGCACTGCCCTGGCACCGCTCAGCTTCATGCCCGCTTGGCTGGGCTGGCTTGCAGCGCTGAATCCCCTTACCTTCGCAATTGAACCCATCCGTGCCGCCTATGCAGGTCCATTGGATCTGTCGTCGGTTCTTTTGGAAGCCCCTTACGGTCCCGTCACCGGAACCACCTGTCTGCTGGTCCTGACGCTGTTGACAGCTGCGTTGTTCCTGCTGATTCGCCCTCTGCTCAATCGCAAACTCGCCTGA
- a CDS encoding ATP-binding cassette domain-containing protein has product MSLLELDQLEKSYGSVEALRGLSLSVPAGCLYGLLGPNGAGKTTALRILATLLAPDRGTVTVGGINALDNPRAVRQLMGFVAQEVAIDKILTGRELLALQGDLYHLPRLERNQRIEALIDRLSMTEWIDRRCGTYSGGMRRRLDLAAGLLHQPQLLVLDEPTVGLDIESRAVIWEVLRDLRDQGTTVLLSSHYLEEVEALADRMAIIDAGRVIAEGSPESLKQELGGDRVTLRVREFSDQPEAEKVRHLLEGLDGVRRIVVNRAQGYSLNLVVDGEHVLSVLKTQLASADLEVFSLSQSRPSLDDVYLQATGRTLMDAELAVAGQRDPKLERRQSMR; this is encoded by the coding sequence ATGTCTCTGCTGGAGCTGGACCAACTGGAAAAGTCCTACGGGTCCGTCGAGGCTCTGCGGGGACTCAGTTTGTCCGTTCCTGCAGGCTGCCTTTACGGCCTGCTCGGTCCAAACGGTGCCGGCAAGACGACTGCTCTGCGCATCCTGGCCACCTTGCTCGCCCCAGATCGCGGCACGGTGACTGTTGGAGGCATCAATGCCCTTGACAACCCCCGTGCCGTTCGCCAGTTGATGGGATTTGTGGCGCAGGAGGTGGCGATCGACAAGATCCTCACCGGTCGCGAGCTTCTGGCCTTGCAAGGTGACCTCTACCACTTACCTCGCTTGGAACGGAATCAAAGGATCGAGGCCCTCATCGACCGTCTGTCGATGACCGAATGGATTGATCGCCGCTGCGGCACCTACTCCGGTGGCATGCGTCGTCGGCTGGATCTGGCCGCTGGACTTCTGCACCAGCCCCAACTGCTGGTTCTGGATGAACCCACGGTCGGACTCGACATCGAAAGTCGTGCCGTGATCTGGGAGGTGCTTCGCGACCTTCGTGACCAGGGGACGACGGTGTTGCTCAGCAGTCATTACCTCGAAGAGGTGGAAGCGCTAGCTGACCGCATGGCGATCATCGATGCCGGTCGCGTGATCGCCGAAGGCTCACCCGAAAGCCTCAAGCAGGAGCTCGGTGGGGACAGGGTGACCTTGCGAGTGCGTGAATTCAGCGATCAACCGGAGGCTGAAAAGGTGCGCCATCTGTTGGAGGGCCTGGACGGCGTCAGGCGGATTGTTGTGAACCGCGCTCAGGGCTACTCGCTCAACCTCGTGGTGGATGGCGAGCATGTGCTGTCCGTGCTCAAAACCCAGCTCGCCAGTGCTGATCTGGAGGTGTTCTCGCTGTCCCAGAGCCGTCCAAGCTTGGATGATGTCTATCTGCAAGCGACGGGTCGCACCCTGATGGATGCTGAGCTGGCCGTTGCGGGTCAACGCGATCCCAAGCTCGAGCGACGTCAGTCGATGCGTTGA
- a CDS encoding heme o synthase: protein MASATTTAAAAPLTRDQVVPSRRRIKLPPWLEVAKPRLIPLLLATTLGGMALSEGWPLSSPRLACTLGGGALAAAAAGVLNCLWEQELDGRMQRTSGRALPSGRLSPTAAFAGAVSCTLAAATLLVSGVNCLAAGLSLLGLCSYVLLYTAILKPRTTQNIVIGGVAGAIPPLVGAAAATGHVGLSGWWLFALVMVWTPAHFWALALLLREDYRAVGIPMLPVVKGPVVTARAIRRYGWATALLSLLGVFALPEGGVLYGLLVIPFNGRLLQMVEHLAQDPSSTERAKGLFRWSILYLFGICLLLILSRQSDAALLDAQVRGWMLMLTGGFPGMAA from the coding sequence ATGGCTAGTGCCACCACGACCGCAGCTGCAGCTCCTCTCACCCGGGACCAAGTGGTCCCCTCCCGTCGCCGCATCAAGTTGCCTCCCTGGCTGGAGGTTGCCAAGCCGAGGCTGATCCCCTTGCTTTTGGCCACCACCCTCGGCGGTATGGCGCTGTCGGAAGGCTGGCCTCTGTCGTCGCCACGACTTGCCTGCACCCTTGGCGGGGGTGCGCTGGCCGCCGCTGCGGCAGGTGTTCTCAACTGTCTTTGGGAACAGGAGCTTGATGGACGGATGCAGCGCACCAGTGGTCGCGCTCTCCCTTCAGGACGGCTCTCTCCGACTGCCGCATTCGCGGGTGCCGTGTCATGCACTCTGGCCGCGGCGACGCTTCTGGTCAGCGGCGTGAATTGCCTGGCAGCCGGGTTGTCGCTGCTTGGTTTGTGCAGCTACGTGCTTCTGTACACAGCGATTCTTAAACCCAGAACCACCCAGAACATCGTGATCGGCGGTGTGGCCGGGGCGATTCCGCCGCTGGTGGGCGCTGCTGCTGCCACCGGTCATGTGGGTCTGAGCGGCTGGTGGCTCTTCGCGCTCGTGATGGTCTGGACCCCTGCCCACTTCTGGGCCCTGGCGCTGTTGCTTCGTGAGGACTACCGCGCCGTCGGCATTCCCATGCTGCCGGTGGTCAAGGGACCCGTTGTGACCGCCCGTGCCATTCGCCGCTACGGCTGGGCGACGGCCCTGCTCAGTTTGCTCGGTGTGTTCGCGTTACCGGAAGGTGGTGTGCTCTATGGCTTGCTGGTGATCCCCTTCAATGGTCGCCTGCTTCAGATGGTGGAGCATCTCGCCCAAGACCCCAGCAGTACCGAACGCGCCAAGGGGTTATTTCGTTGGTCGATTCTTTATCTGTTCGGCATCTGTCTGCTGCTGATCCTCAGTCGCCAATCGGATGCGGCCCTGTTGGATGCCCAGGTGAGGGGATGGATGCTGATGCTCACGGGCGGCTTCCCAGGGATGGCTGCCTAG
- a CDS encoding heme A synthase, which translates to MTTSSLTPIRLRLAQLAAHLVVALVALVVIGGATRVMEAGLACPDWPLCYGTLLPGRQMNLQVFLEWFHRLDAFVVGVALMVQLGAVWWYRRDLPGWLLPLSAVLVLMVGLQGGLGALTVLQLLPSAVVTAHLALALTLVITVSALTQVLLADASTTAAPRWWLLLGTLSVLAVGGQSLLGARMATSWASQRCLEAGASCQWLHWHRMAATPAVLSVLLFVAAALLSGRWGRSQWPLLCTALLLVGTQIALGVSTLRLGLSQPALTVAHQLVACLLVAVLAALTCRRQPPASDALIALPDSSALEACHG; encoded by the coding sequence TTGACTACATCGTCTCTCACTCCGATTCGTCTGCGTCTGGCCCAGCTGGCTGCGCATCTGGTGGTGGCCCTGGTTGCGCTGGTGGTGATCGGCGGTGCCACCCGCGTCATGGAGGCCGGTTTGGCCTGTCCGGACTGGCCGCTGTGTTACGGAACGCTGCTGCCAGGGCGTCAGATGAACCTCCAGGTCTTTCTGGAATGGTTTCACCGACTCGATGCCTTCGTGGTGGGGGTTGCCCTGATGGTGCAGCTCGGTGCTGTGTGGTGGTATCGCCGCGATCTGCCCGGATGGCTGTTGCCCCTCAGCGCCGTCCTGGTGCTGATGGTTGGCCTGCAGGGTGGGCTAGGGGCTCTCACTGTTCTTCAGCTTCTGCCTTCTGCGGTGGTGACCGCTCATCTGGCTCTGGCTTTGACGCTCGTGATCACCGTGAGTGCGCTCACCCAGGTGCTGCTCGCCGATGCCTCGACCACGGCCGCCCCGCGCTGGTGGTTGCTGCTGGGAACCCTCAGCGTGCTGGCTGTTGGCGGACAAAGCCTTCTCGGTGCCCGCATGGCCACCTCCTGGGCATCCCAGCGTTGCCTGGAAGCTGGTGCCTCCTGTCAGTGGTTGCACTGGCATCGGATGGCCGCCACACCGGCGGTGCTTTCGGTGCTGCTGTTCGTCGCTGCGGCGCTGTTGAGCGGGCGCTGGGGTCGCAGCCAGTGGCCGCTGCTGTGCACTGCCCTCCTTTTGGTGGGTACCCAGATCGCCCTCGGCGTCAGCACGTTGCGGCTGGGTCTGTCACAGCCCGCTCTCACCGTCGCTCATCAGCTGGTGGCTTGCCTGCTGGTGGCCGTGCTGGCGGCGCTCACCTGCCGGCGTCAGCCACCGGCCAGCGACGCGCTGATTGCTCTACCCGATTCTTCCGCTTTGGAGGCCTGTCATGGCTAG
- a CDS encoding cytochrome c oxidase subunit II, translating into MPIPSAILTLVLGMLLVLGGLWIGQNVNLLPVDASVNAPIYDELFRVLFSIGTILFVGIVGLIVFSLVRFRRRPGQLGDGIALEGNLPLEVFWTAVPAIVVLFVGLYSYDIYERMGGMVPLGHGDHGAVSATANANASSADVRIWGGIGSTQDSQTATGAAIAPLPIEVTAMQFAFLFHYPDGDFISGEMHVPADRPVSLKMEAKDVIHAFWIPEFRLKQDVIPGQPTVLDFTPTRPGTYSIVCAELCGPYHGGMRSSVVVDSADDFETWLQANSKTTPSEA; encoded by the coding sequence GTGCCCATTCCTTCAGCCATCCTCACGCTTGTCCTGGGAATGCTCCTCGTTCTCGGGGGGCTTTGGATCGGCCAGAACGTCAACCTTTTGCCAGTGGATGCAAGCGTGAATGCGCCCATCTACGACGAATTATTTCGTGTTCTGTTCAGCATCGGCACGATTCTTTTTGTCGGAATCGTTGGGTTGATTGTGTTCAGCCTGGTTCGCTTTCGGCGACGTCCTGGACAGCTTGGTGATGGCATTGCCCTGGAAGGCAATTTGCCGCTCGAAGTGTTTTGGACGGCAGTGCCAGCAATCGTCGTTCTCTTTGTCGGTCTTTACAGCTACGACATTTACGAGCGCATGGGCGGCATGGTGCCCCTGGGCCATGGCGACCACGGAGCCGTTAGCGCCACTGCCAATGCCAACGCCAGCTCTGCAGACGTACGCATCTGGGGAGGCATTGGTTCCACCCAGGACTCTCAGACGGCAACGGGGGCAGCGATCGCACCATTACCGATCGAGGTCACGGCGATGCAGTTCGCCTTCCTCTTCCATTACCCGGACGGTGACTTCATTTCCGGTGAGATGCACGTCCCAGCTGATCGCCCGGTTTCCCTGAAAATGGAAGCGAAGGATGTGATCCATGCATTTTGGATTCCTGAGTTCCGGCTGAAACAGGACGTGATCCCTGGGCAACCGACGGTTCTTGATTTCACACCAACGCGACCAGGCACCTACTCGATCGTTTGCGCTGAACTCTGCGGTCCGTACCACGGCGGCATGCGCTCCTCGGTCGTGGTGGATAGCGCCGATGACTTCGAAACCTGGCTGCAGGCCAACAGCAAGACCACCCCATCCGAAGCATGA
- the ctaD gene encoding cytochrome c oxidase subunit I, producing MTITAPPPSTPSSTALQPNGWLRYFSFSVDHKVIGLQYLVCGFAFYLIGGAMAGAIRTELLSPISDFMPRDVYNQILTLHGTVMIFLWIVPVVNGAFGNYLIPFYVGARDMAYPRLNAVAFWLIPPSGLMLISSYFITGAAQSGWTAYPPLSITTPATGQIIWILSVLLLGGSSIFGGINFIATILKLRRPGLKLMQLPMYCWAMLGTSILVVLSTPVLAGTLIMLSFDIVAHTGFFNPGLGGNVVVYQHLFWFYSHPAVYIMVLPAFGLVSEILPVHCRKPLFGYTTMVYSIMAIVVLGLVVWAHHMFTSGTPPWMRLFFTIATAFIAVPTGIKFFNWLATLWGGRISLNSAVLFSCGFIVNFVLGGITGVALAQVPFDVHVHDTYFVVAHFHYIVYGGSVFVIFASIYHWYPKVTGRMLNEHLGRFHFLITFIGFNLCFAPQHWLGLNGMPRRVAEYDPQFALVNQISSVGALLMAISTLPFLWNVVASAFYGAPAGDNPWKALTPEWLTSSPPPVENWTGEPPLVTHPYSYGVPADEIDLNSASGSDLWSSGQ from the coding sequence ATGACCATCACCGCTCCCCCACCATCCACACCGTCGTCAACTGCCCTGCAACCGAACGGATGGCTTCGCTATTTCAGCTTCAGCGTCGATCACAAGGTGATCGGCCTCCAATACCTGGTGTGCGGCTTCGCTTTCTATCTGATCGGCGGGGCGATGGCCGGCGCCATACGCACTGAACTTCTCAGCCCAATCTCGGACTTCATGCCGAGAGACGTCTACAACCAGATCCTCACCCTGCACGGCACGGTGATGATTTTTCTGTGGATTGTGCCGGTGGTGAATGGCGCCTTTGGCAACTATCTGATTCCCTTTTATGTCGGCGCCAGGGACATGGCTTATCCCAGGCTGAATGCCGTCGCCTTCTGGCTGATTCCTCCGTCGGGGCTGATGCTGATCAGCAGCTATTTCATCACGGGTGCAGCGCAATCAGGCTGGACGGCTTACCCACCACTCAGCATCACAACACCAGCGACAGGGCAAATCATCTGGATCCTGAGTGTGCTTCTGCTGGGTGGAAGCTCCATCTTCGGAGGCATCAATTTCATCGCCACCATCCTCAAACTGCGCCGACCCGGTTTGAAGCTGATGCAGTTGCCGATGTACTGCTGGGCAATGCTCGGCACCAGCATTCTCGTGGTGCTGTCCACACCCGTTCTGGCCGGCACATTAATCATGCTGAGCTTCGACATCGTGGCCCACACAGGATTTTTCAATCCTGGGCTGGGAGGCAATGTGGTGGTGTATCAACACCTTTTCTGGTTCTACTCACACCCGGCGGTTTACATCATGGTGCTGCCGGCTTTCGGGTTGGTCAGTGAAATTCTGCCGGTGCATTGCCGCAAACCACTGTTCGGCTACACAACGATGGTGTATTCGATCATGGCCATTGTGGTGCTGGGCCTTGTGGTCTGGGCGCACCACATGTTCACCAGCGGCACTCCCCCCTGGATGCGCCTGTTCTTCACGATCGCAACAGCCTTCATCGCCGTGCCGACGGGCATCAAATTCTTCAACTGGCTGGCCACGCTCTGGGGAGGTCGGATCAGCCTGAACAGTGCCGTTCTGTTCTCCTGCGGATTCATCGTGAATTTCGTGTTGGGTGGTATCACCGGCGTTGCCCTGGCGCAGGTGCCCTTCGATGTGCATGTCCACGACACCTACTTCGTGGTCGCCCACTTCCACTACATCGTCTACGGGGGATCGGTGTTTGTGATCTTCGCCTCCATCTATCACTGGTATCCGAAGGTCACGGGTCGCATGCTCAATGAGCATCTGGGTCGTTTCCACTTCCTCATCACCTTCATCGGCTTCAACCTCTGCTTCGCTCCTCAGCACTGGCTTGGACTCAATGGCATGCCCCGACGTGTGGCGGAATACGACCCCCAGTTCGCTCTGGTGAATCAGATCAGCAGTGTCGGAGCACTGCTGATGGCCATCAGCACACTTCCTTTCCTCTGGAATGTGGTGGCTAGCGCTTTCTACGGAGCACCGGCAGGGGACAACCCCTGGAAAGCACTGACACCGGAGTGGCTGACGTCCTCACCGCCACCCGTGGAGAACTGGACCGGTGAACCACCTCTGGTGACGCATCCCTACAGCTATGGGGTGCCCGCCGATGAAATCGATCTCAATTCTGCCAGCGGCAGCGATCTCTGGAGCAGCGGCCAATGA
- a CDS encoding cytochrome c oxidase subunit 3, whose amino-acid sequence MTTTTTTQDHDHDHDLTHHDPHAAEHPDHRMFGLATFLVADAMTFAGFFAAYLTFKAVNPLLPGAIYELELPLPTLNTILLLVSSATFHRAGANLRQQRNDRCRLWLLITAGLGLAFLASQMVEYFTLPFGLTDNLFASTFYALTGFHGLHVTLGTLMILIVWWQCRTPSGRISASNHFPLEAAELYWHFVDGIWVILFVILYLI is encoded by the coding sequence ATGACCACCACCACCACAACCCAAGACCACGATCACGACCACGACCTGACCCATCACGATCCGCATGCAGCGGAGCATCCCGATCACCGCATGTTCGGCCTGGCCACATTCCTTGTGGCCGATGCCATGACCTTCGCCGGGTTCTTCGCCGCTTATCTCACCTTCAAAGCGGTGAATCCACTCCTGCCCGGTGCGATTTACGAACTCGAACTACCGCTGCCCACCCTCAACACCATCCTGCTGCTTGTGAGCAGTGCCACATTTCATCGTGCCGGCGCGAATCTGCGCCAACAGCGCAACGATCGATGCCGTCTCTGGCTCCTGATCACAGCGGGACTGGGCCTGGCCTTTCTGGCCAGTCAGATGGTCGAGTACTTCACCTTGCCGTTTGGCCTTACCGACAATCTCTTCGCCAGCACCTTCTATGCCCTGACCGGATTCCACGGGCTGCACGTCACTCTTGGCACCTTGATGATTCTGATTGTGTGGTGGCAATGCCGCACCCCATCAGGACGCATCAGCGCCAGCAATCATTTCCCCCTGGAAGCTGCCGAGCTCTACTGGCACTTCGTGGATGGCATCTGGGTGATTCTGTTCGTGATTCTCTATCTGATCTGA
- a CDS encoding AbrB-like transcriptional regulator, with translation MLVGEELLNKARALSNRPEDEIARGCGYVGPSGRLLRKSFYRALVEAKGYKLPSNSSSGSGGPRGRQADFRTRVHGNGNLLIGHAYTRRLDLVPGQEFKIELNKDSGTITLLPLDESPASE, from the coding sequence ATGCTGGTTGGAGAGGAGTTACTGAACAAGGCACGGGCCCTCAGCAACCGCCCTGAGGATGAAATTGCCCGTGGCTGCGGCTACGTCGGCCCCAGTGGTCGGCTGTTGCGCAAAAGCTTCTATCGCGCCCTCGTTGAAGCCAAGGGCTACAAACTGCCCTCCAATAGCAGTAGTGGCAGCGGCGGCCCACGTGGGCGTCAAGCCGATTTCCGCACGCGCGTGCACGGCAACGGCAACCTGCTGATCGGCCATGCCTACACGCGACGGCTTGACCTCGTGCCGGGCCAAGAGTTCAAGATTGAATTGAACAAGGATTCAGGCACGATCACACTGCTGCCCCTCGACGAATCCCCTGCGTCAGAGTGA
- a CDS encoding HdeD family acid-resistance protein: protein MTVDERPDSLGTFKAFSIAEGILLIVLGILALLFPVLASVWTVAVVGVLFLVGGIVGWISNLARSGRMGRWVCFWRLVVSTLFIVAGGSILKDLRQDTLEQVAAFALAIGIVFLVEGLVAFFNGLAHTNRPGAGWAIANGVITFVLGLLIVTLKFWGLLWVLGTLVGISFLFSGLELIIFSSNLHDDQDPPAVA, encoded by the coding sequence ATGACTGTCGATGAGCGCCCTGACTCCCTGGGCACGTTCAAGGCCTTCTCCATCGCCGAAGGCATTCTTCTGATTGTTCTGGGCATCCTTGCCCTGCTATTTCCGGTGTTGGCTTCAGTTTGGACTGTTGCTGTAGTTGGCGTGCTGTTCCTGGTCGGCGGGATTGTTGGCTGGATCAGCAACCTGGCGCGTTCCGGGCGAATGGGGCGCTGGGTTTGCTTCTGGCGTCTGGTGGTGTCGACCCTGTTCATCGTGGCCGGTGGTTCGATCCTGAAAGATCTTCGCCAGGACACACTTGAACAGGTGGCAGCATTCGCCCTTGCCATCGGCATCGTTTTTCTTGTTGAAGGGCTTGTGGCCTTCTTCAACGGCCTCGCTCACACCAACCGACCGGGTGCCGGCTGGGCCATCGCCAACGGTGTGATCACCTTCGTCCTGGGTCTGCTGATCGTCACCCTGAAGTTCTGGGGTCTGTTGTGGGTGCTCGGAACCCTGGTGGGAATCAGTTTCCTGTTCAGTGGTCTGGAACTGATCATCTTCAGCTCCAACCTGCATGACGACCAGGATCCTCCGGCTGTGGCCTGA